In the Aneurinibacillus soli genome, one interval contains:
- the kdpC gene encoding potassium-transporting ATPase subunit KdpC, producing MTSVWTAFRTSLILMLLCGLIYPLATTAVAQVLFPHQAEGSLVTENGHIVGSELLAQNFTSPKLFHPRASAAHYDPTASAATNAAVASPDYVKTVKEAINTVQKDNPALVSSIPADLITTSASGFDPHLSPAAARAQIPRIAKATGLTEAKLNQLVDTHTENRSLGIFGEPRVNVLALNQDLLSSIK from the coding sequence ATGACATCTGTATGGACGGCTTTTCGCACTTCTCTTATTCTCATGCTGCTGTGTGGGCTGATTTATCCACTCGCCACAACAGCAGTCGCTCAAGTGTTGTTCCCGCATCAAGCGGAAGGAAGTCTCGTAACAGAGAATGGGCATATCGTCGGCTCCGAACTGCTCGCCCAGAATTTCACATCGCCGAAGCTGTTCCACCCGCGCGCATCAGCAGCGCACTATGATCCAACTGCATCAGCCGCTACGAATGCTGCTGTAGCCAGTCCCGACTACGTAAAAACTGTAAAAGAGGCCATCAATACAGTCCAAAAAGACAATCCAGCCCTTGTGTCTTCGATTCCGGCTGATCTCATTACCACATCCGCTTCCGGCTTTGATCCGCATCTGTCACCTGCCGCAGCCCGAGCACAAATTCCTCGTATTGCTAAAGCAACGGGTCTCACAGAAGCAAAACTAAATCAACTTGTAGATACTCACACGGAAAATCGCTCACTTGGTATTTTCGGAGAACCGCGTGTGAACGTGCTAGCACTCAACCAAGACCTTCTTTCTTCTATTAAATAA
- the kdpB gene encoding potassium-transporting ATPase subunit KdpB, whose amino-acid sequence MANQSKSLLDKQIVSQAIIDSFKKLNPMVMMKNPVMFIVEIGTFITLILSFLPDAFGPSTVSRGYNIAVFLILLFTVLFANFAEALAEGRGRAQADSLRQTKSDTIARLVQKDGSIREVSSTQLRKGDIVRVDTYDMIPSDGEIIEGLASIDESAITGESAPVIKEAGGDFSSVTGGTRVVSDSIVMRVTSDPGESFLDKMISLVEGASRQKTPNEIALTTLLTVLTLIFLVVIVTLVPLANYLTVQLDVATLIALLVCLIPTTIGGLLSAIGIAGMNRVTQFNVLAMSGKAVEAAGDIDTMILDKTGTITFGNRMAAEFIPVSDVSHSDMTLAALQSSVKDETPEGRSIVELAHQIGAVWNEHEYAEADIMEFTAETRMSGLNLPGGTTIRKGAVDAIKKWIAAQNGTIPSDLDEKAGHIARAGGTPLAVTVNNRILGLIYLKDTVKPGLKERFAELRAMGIKTVMCTGDNPLTAATIAKEAGVDEFIAEAKPEDKIAAIKKEQAQGKLVAMTGDGTNDAPALAQADVGLAMNSGTMAAKEAANMIDLDSDPTKLLSVIAIGKQLLITRGSLTTFSIANDIAKYFAIIPALFILALPQLQSLNIMHLASPQSAILSALIFNAVIIPLLIPIAMRGTKYQAMNANRLLTRNLLLYGVGGVLVPFVGIKVIDLILATLL is encoded by the coding sequence ATGGCCAATCAATCGAAGTCACTGCTAGATAAGCAAATTGTGTCACAGGCTATCATTGATTCATTCAAAAAACTGAATCCAATGGTCATGATGAAAAACCCTGTCATGTTCATTGTAGAAATCGGAACCTTTATTACACTCATTCTTTCTTTCCTGCCGGATGCCTTCGGACCAAGCACAGTTAGCCGGGGCTACAACATCGCCGTATTTCTGATTCTTCTGTTCACTGTCCTGTTTGCCAACTTCGCAGAAGCACTCGCGGAAGGACGGGGCCGGGCACAAGCAGACAGTCTGCGCCAGACGAAGTCCGACACCATCGCCCGCCTGGTACAGAAAGACGGTTCAATTCGTGAAGTCTCATCCACTCAGCTACGCAAAGGAGATATCGTGCGCGTGGACACGTACGACATGATTCCATCTGACGGCGAAATCATCGAAGGACTCGCTTCGATTGATGAATCAGCCATTACAGGTGAGTCAGCCCCGGTTATTAAAGAAGCAGGTGGGGATTTCTCATCCGTCACCGGGGGCACACGAGTCGTATCTGATTCCATCGTTATGCGTGTTACATCCGATCCAGGCGAATCATTTCTCGATAAAATGATCTCGCTTGTCGAAGGTGCATCCCGCCAGAAAACACCAAACGAGATCGCGCTAACGACGCTACTAACCGTTCTTACACTCATTTTTCTGGTGGTCATCGTCACACTCGTTCCGCTGGCGAATTATCTCACAGTGCAACTCGATGTAGCTACATTAATCGCCCTGCTAGTCTGTCTAATCCCTACGACAATCGGCGGTCTGTTGTCCGCAATCGGCATCGCCGGTATGAACCGAGTCACGCAGTTTAACGTACTTGCGATGTCCGGCAAAGCAGTAGAAGCAGCAGGAGATATCGATACGATGATTCTGGATAAAACAGGCACAATCACATTCGGCAACCGAATGGCAGCTGAATTCATCCCGGTTAGTGATGTGTCCCATTCAGATATGACCCTGGCCGCTCTCCAATCATCCGTCAAAGATGAAACACCGGAAGGCCGGTCGATTGTTGAGTTGGCTCACCAAATTGGTGCAGTCTGGAACGAACATGAGTATGCAGAAGCTGACATTATGGAATTCACCGCTGAGACACGCATGTCCGGTCTGAACCTACCAGGCGGCACAACGATTCGTAAAGGCGCGGTCGATGCCATAAAAAAATGGATCGCCGCTCAGAACGGTACCATCCCGTCTGATCTCGACGAAAAAGCCGGTCATATCGCCCGTGCAGGCGGAACACCGCTTGCTGTCACAGTCAACAATCGCATTCTTGGACTGATTTACCTAAAAGACACTGTAAAGCCTGGCTTGAAAGAACGGTTCGCTGAGTTGCGGGCGATGGGAATCAAAACCGTTATGTGTACCGGAGACAATCCACTCACTGCCGCTACCATTGCAAAAGAAGCAGGCGTAGATGAGTTTATTGCAGAAGCAAAACCGGAAGATAAAATCGCAGCCATCAAAAAAGAACAGGCACAGGGCAAATTAGTCGCGATGACTGGAGACGGCACGAACGACGCACCCGCTCTCGCTCAAGCCGATGTAGGCTTAGCTATGAATTCCGGCACAATGGCAGCGAAAGAAGCAGCCAACATGATCGATCTGGACTCTGATCCGACAAAGCTTCTGTCCGTTATCGCGATCGGCAAACAACTGCTGATCACACGTGGCTCACTGACAACATTCTCAATCGCGAATGATATCGCCAAATACTTCGCGATCATTCCAGCATTGTTCATTCTGGCTCTTCCGCAGCTTCAGTCGCTTAACATTATGCATCTCGCATCACCGCAATCAGCGATTCTCTCGGCACTCATCTTTAACGCCGTGATCATCCCGCTGCTCATCCCGATTGCGATGCGGGGCACAAAGTATCAGGCAATGAATGCAAACCGGCTGCTAACACGCAATCTTCTTCTCTATGGAGTAGGCGGTGTACTTGTCCCATTCGTCGGTATTAAAGTAATCGATCTCATTCTCGCCACGCTTCTCTAG
- the kdpA gene encoding potassium-transporting ATPase subunit KdpA, whose amino-acid sequence MGMVQVAISLTIFLLLVKPVGCYLVHVFDYNKTALDRIFGPFERLIYRLIGVKENKPMGWKTYTIAVLVSNFIMLLMMYAVLRLQKYLPLNPDGIDNMPSALAFNTAASFITNTNWQAYSGENGLSYFSQMLAITFPMFTSAATGFAVAIAFIRGLSGRKDDLGNFYVDLTRSITRVLLPLSFFVALFLVFQGSPQTIHGAITATTLSGAEQTITRGPVASLESIKHLGTNGGGYFGMNAAHPFENPTALTNLVHMICMMLLPTALVYTFGVMVQNKRQGWTVFAAMSIIFLTMLSVVFFAEYKGTSALQALGISGNMEGKEVRFGLAGSALFTTVTTAATTGSVNNMHDSLTPLGGMVPLAQMMLNNVFGGKGVGLLNGLLYVILTVFICGLMVGRTPEFLGKKIEAKEIKLASIALLTHPVIILVPTAIAFLRPESMASILNGGSHGISEVLYAFTSGAANNGSAFAGLGANTNFYNMAIGLVMLFGRYISIIAMLAIAGSLAMKQPVAVTVGTFRTDTPLFAVILLVIIMVIGALTFFPALALGPIAEHLGMF is encoded by the coding sequence TCTATCGACTCATAGGTGTTAAAGAAAATAAGCCGATGGGTTGGAAAACTTATACGATTGCTGTACTTGTAAGCAACTTTATCATGCTCCTAATGATGTATGCTGTACTGCGGCTACAAAAATATTTGCCGCTCAATCCAGATGGCATCGACAATATGCCAAGTGCTCTTGCCTTTAATACAGCAGCTTCATTCATCACAAATACAAACTGGCAGGCATACAGCGGAGAGAACGGACTCTCGTATTTCTCACAGATGCTTGCGATTACCTTTCCGATGTTTACCTCAGCGGCAACCGGCTTTGCTGTAGCCATCGCTTTTATTCGCGGGCTGTCCGGACGCAAAGATGATCTAGGCAACTTCTACGTCGATCTTACCCGATCCATTACGCGCGTTCTTCTGCCACTCTCGTTTTTCGTTGCCCTGTTCCTGGTTTTCCAAGGATCACCACAAACGATTCACGGTGCTATAACAGCTACAACACTCAGTGGAGCTGAACAAACGATTACACGCGGTCCGGTAGCTTCGCTTGAATCAATCAAACATCTAGGTACAAATGGCGGCGGCTACTTCGGCATGAACGCAGCTCATCCATTCGAAAACCCAACAGCACTCACGAATCTCGTTCACATGATATGCATGATGCTGTTACCAACTGCACTCGTATACACATTCGGCGTAATGGTACAAAACAAACGACAGGGTTGGACCGTGTTCGCTGCGATGAGCATCATTTTTCTCACCATGCTCTCCGTCGTGTTTTTCGCAGAATACAAAGGTACATCAGCCCTGCAAGCACTTGGGATCAGCGGCAATATGGAAGGCAAAGAAGTTCGCTTCGGACTCGCTGGCTCGGCTCTGTTTACAACCGTAACAACAGCGGCTACAACAGGCTCCGTTAATAATATGCACGATTCACTTACCCCGCTTGGCGGTATGGTTCCGCTCGCACAAATGATGCTAAATAACGTGTTCGGCGGCAAAGGTGTCGGGTTGTTAAACGGGTTGCTCTATGTCATCCTGACCGTATTTATTTGTGGATTGATGGTTGGACGAACACCGGAGTTTCTCGGCAAAAAAATTGAGGCGAAAGAAATCAAACTTGCTTCGATTGCCTTGCTTACCCATCCGGTCATCATTCTCGTTCCAACGGCTATCGCATTCCTACGCCCGGAATCGATGGCGTCCATTTTGAACGGCGGATCACACGGCATCTCTGAAGTGCTATATGCCTTCACATCAGGGGCTGCGAATAATGGCTCTGCATTCGCCGGTCTTGGTGCTAACACGAATTTCTATAACATGGCTATCGGCCTGGTTATGTTGTTCGGACGCTACATCTCCATCATCGCGATGCTTGCCATCGCAGGGTCTCTCGCTATGAAACAACCTGTAGCCGTGACTGTTGGTACTTTCCGAACAGATACACCGCTGTTCGCTGTTATTCTGCTCGTCATCATTATGGTTATTGGTGCCCTTACCTTTTTCCCGGCACTCGCCCTTGGCCCGATAGCAGAACATTTAGGAATGTTTTAG